The Citrifermentans bemidjiense Bem genome window below encodes:
- a CDS encoding phosphoribosyl-ATP diphosphatase has product MEKPKDDIIAAVYRVIQERKANPNESSYTASLMAKGVDKILKKVGEEATEVVIAGKGGKREEIIYETADLIFHSLVLLGFYDIDPEEVYAELRRRFGISGIEEKESRVG; this is encoded by the coding sequence ATGGAAAAGCCCAAGGACGACATCATAGCCGCGGTTTACCGCGTGATCCAGGAACGAAAGGCCAACCCCAACGAATCCTCCTACACCGCGAGCCTCATGGCCAAAGGGGTGGACAAGATCCTGAAGAAGGTGGGCGAGGAGGCGACGGAGGTCGTCATCGCGGGGAAAGGGGGGAAGCGCGAGGAGATCATCTACGAGACGGCTGACCTCATCTTTCACAGCCTCGTGCTCCTCGGTTTCTACGATATCGACCCCGAAGAGGTCTATGCCGAACTAAGGCGCCGCTTCGGTATTTCGGGCATCGAAGAGAAGGAATCCAGGGTAGGTTAG
- the dnaG gene encoding DNA primase has translation MSMIPDEKVREVRERAPILQVISDYMSLRKSGANYQGICPFHGEKTPSFNVNPARGIFHCFGCGAGGNSFDFVMRMEGLSFPQAVKFLAKKVGVEIPERPLSRDEKRKMDEQEQAFHINDLACEYYRRVLESDEAGAAGRGYLQQRGVDQETAATYRMGFAPAGWDNLAKFLQRKGVPQEQAEKLGLLRKREGRDGYYDTFRNRLLFTISDLHGRAIGFGGRVMDDSLPKYINSPESVVYHKSEVLFGVDLAKKGMREQGSAIVVEGYFDHLALYRAGYTNVVATCGTALTPPHVKLLRRYAERAYMLFDGDEAGRKATVRSMELFLEEGFPARVVEVPSGDDPDTFIRREGGAAFAPLLEQSLPIFESFYLGVLKSLDIRGVEGKVAFVNEVSPRLSKISDPVERGLYEKEICRAVGIDQAMLHKRVGIPAAAPRPQQSKAAPPRNAATEEVLLTLMAKYPEVVLRVRDHGADKLFSGAHLRLAEAMIAEAGQGDLDLSRVLEQIESPEERSRLFSLFVEDAHLEDMNAVKAFEQCCQALERHALKGGGKALARELATVDPDSPRYLEILAELERLRNKKSKLL, from the coding sequence GTGTCGATGATTCCGGATGAAAAGGTCAGGGAGGTGCGCGAGCGGGCTCCTATTCTCCAGGTCATCTCCGATTACATGAGCCTCAGGAAATCGGGGGCGAACTACCAGGGCATCTGCCCTTTCCACGGCGAGAAGACCCCCAGTTTCAACGTGAATCCCGCACGCGGAATCTTTCACTGCTTCGGCTGCGGTGCAGGCGGCAACTCGTTCGATTTCGTGATGCGCATGGAGGGGCTGAGTTTCCCCCAGGCGGTGAAGTTCCTCGCCAAGAAGGTCGGGGTCGAGATCCCCGAGCGGCCTCTTTCGCGCGACGAGAAGCGCAAGATGGACGAGCAGGAGCAGGCCTTTCACATCAACGACCTAGCCTGCGAGTACTACCGTCGGGTGCTGGAGTCGGACGAGGCGGGCGCTGCCGGGAGAGGATACCTGCAGCAGCGCGGCGTGGACCAGGAAACTGCCGCCACCTACCGCATGGGCTTTGCTCCGGCGGGATGGGACAACCTGGCGAAATTCCTCCAGAGAAAAGGGGTGCCGCAGGAGCAGGCCGAGAAGCTGGGGCTTTTGAGGAAAAGGGAGGGAAGGGACGGCTATTACGATACCTTCCGCAACCGGCTTCTCTTCACCATCTCGGATCTCCATGGCCGCGCCATCGGTTTCGGCGGACGGGTCATGGACGACTCGCTCCCTAAATACATCAACTCCCCGGAGTCGGTGGTGTACCACAAGAGCGAGGTCCTCTTCGGAGTCGATCTCGCCAAGAAGGGGATGCGGGAGCAGGGAAGCGCCATCGTCGTCGAAGGGTACTTCGACCATCTGGCCCTTTACCGGGCCGGTTACACCAACGTGGTCGCCACCTGCGGCACGGCGCTGACGCCGCCGCACGTGAAGCTTCTCAGGCGCTACGCCGAGCGCGCCTACATGCTCTTTGACGGAGACGAGGCAGGACGCAAGGCGACGGTCCGCTCCATGGAACTCTTCCTGGAGGAGGGGTTTCCGGCGCGGGTGGTGGAAGTCCCGTCTGGGGACGACCCGGACACCTTCATCCGACGCGAGGGAGGTGCGGCTTTTGCGCCCCTTTTGGAACAGTCTCTTCCCATCTTCGAATCGTTTTACCTAGGCGTGTTGAAGAGCCTCGACATCCGTGGCGTCGAGGGGAAGGTGGCCTTCGTGAACGAGGTCTCGCCGCGGCTCTCCAAGATATCGGACCCGGTCGAGCGCGGGCTTTACGAGAAGGAGATCTGCCGGGCGGTCGGGATCGACCAGGCGATGCTGCACAAGAGGGTGGGGATACCCGCCGCCGCGCCGCGCCCCCAACAGTCGAAGGCGGCGCCGCCGCGCAATGCAGCCACCGAAGAGGTGCTCCTGACGCTGATGGCGAAGTATCCCGAAGTCGTACTAAGGGTTCGGGACCACGGCGCCGATAAGCTTTTCAGCGGCGCTCATCTCAGGCTCGCCGAGGCCATGATCGCGGAGGCGGGGCAGGGGGACCTGGACCTCTCCCGCGTGCTGGAGCAAATAGAATCGCCCGAGGAGCGCAGCCGCCTGTTCTCGCTTTTTGTTGAGGATGCGCACCTGGAAGACATGAACGCCGTCAAGGCGTTCGAACAGTGCTGCCAAGCCCTGGAGCGGCATGCTCTGAAGGGGGGCGGCAAGGCCCTGGCGCGAGAGCTTGCCACGGTCGATCCGGATTCTCCCAGATACCTGGAGATTCTGGCTGAACTTGAGCGGTTGCGTAATAAAAAATCGAAATTACTATAG
- the hisF gene encoding imidazole glycerol phosphate synthase subunit HisF, protein MLTKRIIPCLDVKGGRVVKGVQFLGLRDAGDPVEIAELYDQQGADELTFLDITASSDDRDIIIDVVRRTAERVFMPLTVGGGVRVVEDIRRLLNAGADKVSINTAAVHRPEFVSEAAEKFGSQCTVVAIDARSRAGGGWEVYTHGGRNPTGIDAVEWAQRMEGMGAGEILLTSMDRDGTKDGYDLPLTRAVVDAVSIPVIASGGVGGLSHLYDGFTQAGASACLAASIFHYREYTIEEAKSYLRERGVPVRL, encoded by the coding sequence ATGCTGACCAAAAGAATCATCCCCTGCCTGGACGTGAAGGGGGGGCGGGTAGTTAAAGGGGTCCAGTTCCTCGGACTGCGCGACGCCGGTGACCCGGTGGAGATCGCCGAGCTCTACGACCAGCAGGGCGCGGACGAACTGACCTTCCTCGACATCACCGCGTCCTCCGACGACCGTGACATCATCATCGACGTGGTGCGCCGCACCGCCGAGCGCGTCTTCATGCCCCTGACCGTTGGCGGCGGGGTGCGGGTGGTCGAGGACATCAGGCGCCTTCTGAACGCCGGCGCGGACAAGGTTTCCATCAACACGGCCGCCGTGCACCGCCCCGAGTTCGTGAGCGAGGCGGCGGAGAAATTCGGCTCGCAGTGCACCGTGGTCGCCATCGACGCCCGCAGCAGGGCCGGCGGCGGCTGGGAGGTCTACACCCACGGCGGTAGGAACCCGACCGGCATCGACGCGGTGGAGTGGGCCCAGCGGATGGAGGGCATGGGCGCGGGGGAGATCCTTCTCACCTCCATGGATCGCGACGGCACCAAGGACGGCTACGACCTGCCGCTCACCCGCGCGGTGGTTGACGCGGTGAGCATCCCGGTCATCGCCTCCGGCGGCGTCGGCGGGCTGTCCCATCTCTACGACGGCTTCACCCAGGCCGGCGCCAGCGCCTGTCTCGCCGCCTCCATTTTCCACTACCGCGAGTACACCATCGAAGAGGCGAAGAGCTACCTCCGCGAACGGGGCGTGCCGGTACGACTCTAG
- the murA gene encoding UDP-N-acetylglucosamine 1-carboxyvinyltransferase: protein MEKLVIKGGNKLSGEVTVSGSKNAALPIFISTILAPGCHTISNVPFLRDINTTIKVLEKLGATVDGRGNVVKIDTTNLNSFEATYDLVRTMRASVLVLGPLLARFGQARVSLPGGCAIGARPINLHLKGLAALGAEITLEHGYVEAKAKKLKGARINFDISTVGGTEQLLMAAATAQGETILENAAREPEIVDLAEILIKMGADIDGAGTDTIRIKGVEGLVAAEHAVMPDRIEAGTFMIASAITGGDIKIKNMRLDHLDALSFKLQDAGVEITNKDNMVRVKGPKKIRNVNIKTRPYPGFPTDMQAQFMALMCIAEGASVISENIFENRFMHVSELLRFGADIICEGNSATVKGVKKLSGAPVMATDLRASASLILAALAADNTSEISRIYHLDRGYESIEKKLAGLGADIARVPDNEGP from the coding sequence GTGGAAAAACTGGTAATTAAAGGTGGCAACAAGCTCTCCGGAGAAGTGACCGTAAGCGGTTCCAAGAACGCTGCCCTCCCCATATTTATCTCCACCATCCTGGCTCCGGGATGCCACACCATCAGCAACGTTCCCTTCCTGAGGGACATCAACACCACCATCAAAGTGCTGGAGAAGCTGGGGGCGACGGTCGACGGCAGGGGGAACGTGGTAAAGATCGACACCACCAACCTGAACAGCTTCGAGGCGACCTACGACCTCGTGCGCACCATGCGCGCTTCGGTCCTCGTGCTCGGTCCGCTCCTGGCGCGCTTCGGCCAGGCCCGAGTCTCGCTTCCGGGTGGATGCGCCATCGGCGCCCGCCCCATCAACCTGCACCTCAAAGGGCTCGCCGCGCTGGGCGCGGAGATCACCCTGGAGCACGGCTACGTCGAGGCGAAGGCGAAGAAACTCAAAGGGGCGCGCATCAACTTCGACATCTCCACCGTCGGCGGCACCGAGCAGCTCCTGATGGCGGCGGCCACGGCGCAGGGTGAGACCATCCTGGAAAACGCGGCGCGCGAGCCGGAGATCGTCGATCTCGCCGAAATCCTGATCAAGATGGGGGCCGACATCGACGGCGCCGGCACCGACACCATCCGCATCAAAGGGGTCGAGGGGCTCGTTGCCGCCGAGCACGCCGTGATGCCGGACCGCATCGAGGCCGGGACCTTCATGATCGCCTCAGCCATCACCGGCGGCGACATCAAGATCAAGAACATGCGCCTGGACCACCTGGACGCCCTCTCCTTCAAACTGCAGGACGCCGGCGTCGAGATCACCAACAAGGACAACATGGTCCGCGTCAAGGGTCCCAAGAAGATTCGCAACGTGAACATCAAGACCAGGCCCTACCCCGGTTTCCCGACCGACATGCAGGCCCAGTTCATGGCGCTCATGTGCATCGCCGAGGGGGCCAGCGTCATCTCGGAGAACATCTTCGAGAACCGCTTCATGCACGTCTCCGAGCTGCTTCGCTTCGGCGCCGACATCATCTGCGAGGGGAACAGCGCCACGGTGAAGGGGGTCAAGAAGCTCTCCGGGGCTCCGGTCATGGCCACCGACCTGCGCGCCTCCGCATCGCTGATCCTGGCCGCCCTCGCCGCCGACAACACCAGCGAGATCTCCAGGATCTACCATCTGGACCGTGGCTATGAGAGCATCGAGAAGAAGCTCGCAGGCCTCGGCGCCGACATAGCCCGCGTCCCGGACAACGAAGGCCCCTAG
- the hisD gene encoding histidinol dehydrogenase produces MQFLDIREAGFQAKFDAIVERGEESGREVEEVVLGIIADVRSRGDEALLEYTRRFDMLSCDAAGLEVTPEEFDKAMAQVEPKDLAALKLAVERVARFHEKQKQQSWISTEESDIMVGQKVTPLAKVGIYVPGGKACYPSSVVMNAVPAKVAGVGEIVMVVPAPGGEMNPHVLAAAKLSGVDRVFRIGGAQAVAALAYGTATVPKVDKITGPGNIYVATAKKLVFGQVGIDMIAGPSEILVINDGSGNPVHVAADLLSQAEHDELASSVLITADRSFGEKVANEVERQLKELSREAIARKSWESFGVIIVAGDLDEAIAFSNRIAPEHLELAVENPFEILPLITNAGAIFMGHYTPEAAGDYLAGPNHTLPTGGTARFFSPLSVDDFVKKSSIIHFTRGGLERVGEDIVRISRLEGLDAHGRSVSLRLKK; encoded by the coding sequence ATGCAGTTCCTCGACATTAGGGAAGCAGGTTTTCAGGCTAAATTCGACGCCATAGTGGAGCGCGGCGAGGAGTCGGGGCGCGAGGTCGAGGAGGTCGTCCTCGGCATCATCGCCGACGTCAGAAGCCGCGGCGACGAGGCGCTCCTGGAATACACCAGGCGCTTCGACATGCTTTCGTGCGACGCCGCCGGACTTGAAGTGACGCCGGAGGAATTCGACAAGGCCATGGCCCAGGTGGAGCCGAAGGACCTGGCGGCGCTCAAGCTCGCGGTGGAGCGGGTCGCCCGCTTCCACGAGAAGCAGAAGCAGCAGAGCTGGATCTCCACCGAGGAGAGCGACATCATGGTGGGGCAGAAGGTGACTCCGCTCGCCAAGGTCGGCATCTACGTCCCCGGTGGCAAGGCCTGCTACCCCTCCAGCGTGGTGATGAACGCCGTCCCCGCCAAGGTCGCGGGAGTCGGCGAGATCGTCATGGTGGTGCCGGCCCCGGGCGGCGAGATGAACCCGCACGTATTGGCGGCGGCGAAGCTCTCCGGCGTGGACCGCGTCTTCCGCATCGGCGGCGCCCAGGCGGTAGCGGCGCTAGCCTACGGCACGGCCACCGTCCCCAAGGTGGACAAGATCACCGGCCCCGGCAACATCTACGTAGCCACCGCCAAGAAGCTCGTCTTCGGCCAGGTCGGCATCGACATGATCGCGGGCCCGAGCGAGATCCTGGTCATCAACGACGGCAGCGGCAACCCGGTCCACGTGGCGGCTGACCTCCTCTCCCAGGCGGAGCACGACGAACTCGCCTCCTCGGTGCTGATCACCGCCGACCGCAGCTTCGGCGAGAAGGTGGCGAACGAGGTGGAGCGCCAGCTGAAGGAGCTTTCGCGCGAGGCAATCGCGCGCAAGTCGTGGGAGTCCTTCGGTGTCATCATCGTTGCCGGGGACCTGGACGAGGCGATCGCCTTCTCCAACAGGATCGCTCCCGAGCACCTCGAGCTCGCCGTCGAGAACCCCTTCGAGATCCTGCCGCTCATCACCAATGCCGGCGCCATCTTCATGGGGCACTACACCCCGGAAGCGGCCGGCGACTACCTAGCCGGACCCAACCACACCCTCCCCACCGGCGGAACGGCGCGCTTCTTCTCGCCGCTCTCCGTGGACGACTTCGTCAAGAAAAGCTCCATCATCCACTTCACCCGCGGCGGGCTTGAGCGCGTCGGCGAGGATATCGTCAGGATCTCCCGCCTGGAAGGGCTCGACGCCCACGGCAGGTCGGTGAGCCTCAGGTTGAAGAAGTAG
- the prmC gene encoding peptide chain release factor N(5)-glutamine methyltransferase, whose amino-acid sequence MTANAEKWDVLKVLNWTKGYLAEKGVENPRLEAEWMLCEALSLDRVGLYLNFDKPLSDAELALYRGMVARRGRREPLQYILGSQEFMGLEFRVTPAVLIPRHDTEVLVTEAVKRGEACRSILDIGTGSGCVAVAVAKALPEAEVFTVDVSADAIEVARGNAERNGVTVQFFQGSLFEPFAGKRFDMLVSNPPYITSADLATLQQEVRDFEPAGALDGGGDGLDFYRRITADAPAYLNPGGWLLFEVGAGQAGEVLELLNSGGFSNERFSQTDPAGIERVVGGRLA is encoded by the coding sequence ATGACCGCCAACGCCGAAAAATGGGACGTCCTCAAGGTTCTTAACTGGACCAAGGGGTACCTCGCCGAAAAGGGTGTAGAGAACCCCCGACTAGAAGCGGAGTGGATGCTCTGCGAGGCGCTTTCGCTGGACCGGGTGGGGCTCTATCTCAACTTCGACAAGCCGCTTTCCGACGCCGAGCTCGCCCTCTACCGCGGCATGGTGGCCCGGCGCGGCAGACGCGAGCCGCTGCAGTACATCTTGGGGAGCCAGGAGTTCATGGGGCTCGAATTCCGGGTCACCCCCGCCGTTCTGATCCCGCGCCACGACACCGAGGTGCTGGTGACCGAGGCGGTGAAGAGGGGAGAGGCGTGCCGCAGCATCCTCGACATCGGCACCGGGAGCGGCTGCGTCGCCGTTGCCGTCGCCAAGGCGCTCCCGGAAGCTGAAGTCTTTACCGTCGACGTTTCCGCAGATGCTATCGAGGTGGCCCGGGGGAATGCGGAGCGAAACGGGGTCACCGTGCAGTTTTTCCAGGGTTCGCTGTTCGAGCCGTTTGCCGGGAAGCGCTTCGATATGTTAGTATCCAACCCGCCCTACATCACTTCGGCGGATCTCGCCACGCTCCAGCAGGAGGTGCGCGACTTCGAACCTGCTGGCGCCCTCGACGGGGGAGGCGACGGGCTCGATTTCTACCGGCGCATCACAGCCGACGCCCCGGCGTACCTCAATCCGGGCGGCTGGCTCTTGTTCGAAGTAGGGGCCGGGCAGGCGGGGGAGGTGCTGGAGCTCTTGAACTCCGGCGGCTTCAGCAACGAAAGGTTCAGCCAGACCGATCCCGCAGGTATTGAGCGGGTGGTAGGCGGCAGGCTCGCGTAA
- a CDS encoding GatB/YqeY domain-containing protein, with amino-acid sequence MQLQERLNADLKEAMKSRDALRLSTVRMLLSSVKNRAIELRRDLSDAEITETIVTLCKQRRESIRLFKEAGRQELVDKEEAELTLLTGYLPQQLTREELVSLVEKVIAETSATSGKDMGRVMKALQPLVSGRADGKLVSEVVKEKLA; translated from the coding sequence ATGCAACTGCAGGAGAGATTAAACGCGGATCTTAAGGAAGCGATGAAAAGTCGCGATGCATTGCGCCTTTCCACCGTCCGCATGCTGCTCTCCTCGGTGAAGAACCGCGCCATCGAACTCAGACGCGATCTGAGCGATGCGGAAATCACCGAAACCATAGTTACCCTCTGCAAACAGCGCAGGGAATCCATACGGCTCTTTAAGGAAGCAGGCAGACAGGAGCTAGTGGATAAGGAGGAGGCGGAGCTTACGCTCTTGACCGGTTACCTCCCCCAGCAGCTGACACGGGAAGAGCTGGTATCCCTTGTGGAGAAAGTCATAGCGGAAACCTCCGCCACGAGCGGAAAGGACATGGGCAGGGTGATGAAAGCCCTGCAACCCCTGGTTTCCGGCCGCGCAGACGGTAAATTGGTGAGCGAAGTTGTAAAGGAAAAACTCGCATGA
- the hisG gene encoding ATP phosphoribosyltransferase has translation MPDFITIAIPKGRILQDSVALFKKIGIDCEELLSDTRKLVFENQEQKMRYMIVRATDVPTYVEYGCADLGIVGKDTLMEAEKDLYEPLDLKFGYCRLMVAEPVELSSKDDPSAWNNIRIATKYPNVTEKYFAAKGIQVELIKLYGSIELAPLVGLSERIVDLVSTGETLKQNGLAEIETIAEITCRLIVNRASMKTKHERISKIIEGLEQHI, from the coding sequence ATGCCCGATTTCATCACCATCGCCATCCCCAAAGGCCGCATCCTCCAGGATTCCGTTGCCCTATTCAAGAAGATCGGTATCGACTGCGAGGAGCTCCTCTCCGACACCCGCAAACTCGTTTTCGAAAACCAAGAGCAGAAGATGCGCTACATGATCGTGCGCGCGACCGACGTCCCGACCTACGTCGAGTACGGCTGCGCCGATCTCGGCATCGTCGGCAAGGACACGCTGATGGAGGCGGAGAAGGATCTATACGAGCCGCTCGACCTGAAGTTCGGCTACTGCCGCCTCATGGTCGCCGAACCGGTGGAGCTTTCCAGCAAGGACGACCCGTCCGCCTGGAACAACATCAGGATCGCCACCAAGTACCCCAACGTGACGGAGAAGTACTTCGCAGCCAAGGGGATTCAGGTCGAGCTGATCAAGCTCTACGGCTCCATTGAGCTGGCGCCGCTGGTAGGGCTTTCCGAGCGCATCGTCGACCTGGTATCCACCGGCGAGACCCTGAAGCAAAACGGCCTGGCGGAGATCGAGACCATCGCCGAGATCACCTGCCGCCTCATCGTGAACCGCGCCAGCATGAAGACCAAGCACGAGAGGATATCCAAGATCATCGAGGGGCTGGAACAGCACATCTAG
- the hisA gene encoding 1-(5-phosphoribosyl)-5-[(5-phosphoribosylamino)methylideneamino]imidazole-4-carboxamide isomerase — protein sequence MIIIPAIDLKNGCCVRLEQGLMEKDTVFNDDPGAQAAEWQRQGGEILHIVDLDGAFAGEPKNRSAIEAIVKSVTIPTQLGGGIRDIATIEAYLSLGIGRVIIGTAAQRNPAFVKEACAKFAGKIVVGIDAKNGMVAVQGWAEVTGITATELARQFEGDGVSAIIYTDISRDGMMQGPNIQATKALAEAINIPVIASGGLSSLQDIENLIAIESSGVTGVITGKAIYSGAINLAEAIALTKKQR from the coding sequence ATGATCATCATTCCCGCAATAGACTTGAAAAACGGCTGCTGCGTCCGCCTGGAGCAGGGGCTGATGGAGAAGGACACGGTCTTCAACGACGACCCCGGTGCGCAGGCCGCGGAATGGCAGCGCCAGGGAGGCGAGATCCTGCACATAGTCGACCTGGACGGCGCCTTTGCCGGCGAGCCCAAGAACCGCTCGGCTATCGAGGCGATCGTCAAATCGGTCACCATCCCGACCCAGCTGGGCGGCGGCATCAGGGACATCGCCACCATCGAGGCCTACCTTTCGCTGGGGATCGGGCGCGTCATCATCGGTACCGCCGCGCAGAGAAACCCCGCTTTCGTGAAGGAGGCGTGCGCCAAGTTCGCCGGCAAGATCGTGGTCGGCATCGACGCCAAAAACGGCATGGTCGCGGTCCAGGGTTGGGCCGAAGTGACCGGGATCACCGCGACGGAGTTGGCCAGGCAGTTCGAGGGTGACGGCGTCTCCGCCATCATCTACACCGACATCAGCCGCGACGGCATGATGCAGGGGCCGAATATCCAGGCGACCAAGGCCTTGGCCGAAGCCATCAACATCCCGGTGATCGCCTCCGGCGGGCTCTCCTCCTTGCAGGACATCGAGAACCTGATTGCCATCGAGTCTTCCGGCGTCACCGGCGTCATCACCGGCAAGGCCATCTATTCCGGCGCCATCAACCTCGCCGAGGCCATAGCGCTCACTAAGAAGCAGCGCTGA
- the hisB gene encoding imidazoleglycerol-phosphate dehydratase HisB: protein MARSAAIERITKETQIKLSLEIDGKGEAQICTSVPFLDHMLDLFARHGLFDLKVEAHGDIDIDFHHTVEDIGIVLGTAFKEALGDKCGIRRYGNAVVPMDEVLASVATDLSGRPYLVYNVELPKVKIGDFDVELVREFFQGFVNHCGANLHLNLMYGDNVHHIVEACFKAAARALDQATQLDARIEGVMSTKGKL from the coding sequence ATGGCTAGATCGGCAGCTATCGAAAGGATCACCAAGGAGACGCAGATCAAGCTCTCCCTCGAAATAGACGGCAAGGGGGAGGCGCAGATCTGCACCTCGGTGCCGTTTCTGGATCACATGCTCGACCTTTTCGCCCGACACGGCCTGTTCGACCTGAAGGTCGAGGCGCACGGCGACATCGACATCGACTTCCACCATACCGTCGAGGACATCGGCATCGTGCTCGGCACCGCCTTCAAGGAGGCCCTGGGTGACAAGTGCGGCATCCGCCGCTACGGCAACGCCGTGGTGCCGATGGACGAGGTGCTGGCAAGCGTAGCCACCGACCTCTCCGGCCGTCCTTACCTGGTCTACAACGTCGAGCTCCCCAAGGTGAAGATCGGCGACTTCGACGTCGAACTGGTGCGCGAATTCTTCCAGGGGTTCGTGAACCACTGCGGCGCGAACCTACACCTGAACCTGATGTACGGCGACAACGTCCATCACATCGTCGAGGCCTGCTTCAAGGCGGCGGCGCGTGCGCTGGACCAGGCGACCCAACTGGACGCAAGGATCGAAGGGGTCATGTCCACCAAGGGGAAGCTGTAG
- a CDS encoding CvpA family protein gives MILLDILIWVVLLFFVAKGFSKGLVREACSLLGLVTGGWAAFRYYSFLSLGLRQFINLPPQVAQPLSFLLIFLLLGVLFYFLGHLLTVIFKVMLLGGINRIGGIVFGFLEGGFVLCVVLYLATTKPMPDKFKGWVSRSKTANAFASTGGSIAAGWEGAVRRK, from the coding sequence ATGATCCTTCTCGACATCCTTATCTGGGTGGTATTACTCTTCTTTGTGGCAAAAGGGTTCTCGAAGGGGCTGGTGAGGGAGGCTTGCTCCCTGCTAGGCCTTGTCACGGGCGGCTGGGCCGCTTTCAGATACTATTCATTTCTCAGCCTCGGGCTCAGGCAGTTCATAAACCTTCCCCCGCAGGTGGCGCAGCCGCTGTCGTTTCTCCTTATCTTCCTGTTGCTGGGCGTCCTTTTCTATTTCCTCGGCCATCTGCTCACCGTCATCTTCAAGGTCATGCTCCTGGGAGGGATCAACCGGATCGGCGGCATCGTATTCGGCTTTCTTGAGGGAGGGTTCGTCCTTTGCGTCGTCCTCTACCTCGCGACCACAAAACCCATGCCCGACAAGTTCAAGGGATGGGTCTCCCGATCCAAGACCGCAAACGCTTTCGCCTCGACCGGGGGCAGCATCGCCGCCGGATGGGAAGGGGCAGTACGCAGGAAATAA
- the hisH gene encoding imidazole glycerol phosphate synthase subunit HisH — MIAIIDYGMGNLRSVQKGFEKVGFEAVVTADPKVLLDAERVVLPGVGAFRDCMRNLEEGGFVEPILKVIKEGKPFLGICLGLQLLFTESEEFGRHQGLNVIPGKVLRFPEGMVEAGEDLKVPHMGWNQLNVKRPSPLFQGIEQGTNVYFVHSYYVKPDDESVVAATTGYGIDFCAAIWRDNVVAAQFHPEKSQDKGLAMLKNFAQMK, encoded by the coding sequence ATGATCGCGATTATTGACTACGGCATGGGGAACCTGCGCTCCGTGCAGAAGGGGTTCGAGAAGGTCGGCTTCGAGGCGGTCGTTACCGCCGATCCCAAGGTGCTGCTCGATGCCGAGCGGGTGGTCCTGCCGGGTGTGGGCGCTTTCCGTGACTGCATGAGGAATCTGGAAGAGGGTGGGTTCGTGGAGCCGATCCTCAAGGTGATCAAAGAGGGGAAGCCTTTTCTCGGCATCTGCCTCGGTCTGCAGCTTCTCTTCACCGAAAGCGAGGAGTTCGGGAGACACCAGGGGTTGAACGTCATCCCGGGCAAGGTGCTCCGCTTCCCCGAAGGGATGGTGGAGGCCGGCGAGGATCTCAAGGTCCCGCACATGGGGTGGAACCAGCTAAACGTGAAGCGCCCGTCGCCGCTTTTCCAGGGGATTGAGCAGGGGACCAACGTCTACTTCGTCCACTCCTACTACGTGAAGCCCGATGACGAGTCGGTCGTGGCGGCGACCACCGGGTACGGCATCGATTTCTGCGCGGCCATCTGGCGCGACAACGTCGTTGCGGCGCAGTTCCACCCGGAGAAGTCCCAGGATAAGGGGCTCGCGATGCTGAAGAACTTCGCGCAGATGAAATAA
- the rpsU gene encoding 30S ribosomal protein S21: MPGVKVKEAEPFELALKKFKKQCEKAGILSEVRKREHYEKPSIKKKKKAIAARKRALKKQRKMVD; this comes from the coding sequence ATGCCGGGAGTAAAGGTAAAAGAAGCTGAACCGTTTGAGCTAGCGCTCAAGAAGTTCAAGAAGCAGTGCGAGAAAGCTGGGATCCTTTCAGAGGTTCGCAAAAGAGAGCACTACGAGAAGCCGAGCATCAAGAAGAAGAAAAAGGCCATTGCAGCGCGTAAGCGTGCTCTGAAAAAACAGCGGAAGATGGTTGACTAG